The genome window CTTGGCCAAGGTCGTCGGCCACTTGGAGCAACAGGTAGCCAATGATAATCATGGGCACCGAGCGCGCGCCATAAAGCATGATCAGCGCGATACACGTGGCGGCCGCGGCGATGCCGATCATGCGACTTCGCGCGCCGACTTTGGCTTCCAGTCGGTCGGTAAGGAACCCAAACAGCGACGGACCAAACACGCCCCAGCAGGCGCCAATCATGACGACAGTGCCCCACGTCGAGCCCTTTTCGCCGCCCGGAACCAGGTCTCGAACCTGCCCCGGCAACACGACAAGAAGCAGAATGAACCACTTGGCACTGGTGGCAAACCAATAGGCGCTAAGGCCGTAGTACCATGACCAACGATTGGTGAACGCGCTCACAGCCCCATTGTGCGCAACTTTACCGGCCCGTAACCATACCGCCAGTGATCGTGCGCGTTTGTGCGGCGACCGCAGTTTCTACCAGGATCAGCCGATCGGTCGGGTGGCATATGACCCGTGAATGGAATGGATGAACATTGTTGGAATGGTTGTTGGGGTCGCGGGAATCACGGGTCTTTCGACGCTGATTAAGGATTCGCTTTCGCCGCCCGAACCCTAGGGCGTCATAATGGAGAGGTGAAGTTTGACTCCCCCTTTCTCGAATCTCTCGCAGAAAAGGTTTTAGTTTTTGATGGTGCGACGGGGACCCAATTCCAAATGGCCGGTCTCAATCGCGACGACTTCACTCTCAAATCCCGACCCCACTTATCCCCCGCCGTCAACGCCGCCGCGGAACGGCTGGCGGGGGAGTTTCTTGAAGGCTGCAACGAGATTTTGCCCTTCACTCGGCCCGACGTAGTGGCCGACGTCCACCGCAGCTACTTTGCCGCCGGTTCGGACATTGCCGAGACCAACACGTTTGGCTCAACCAGCATCGTTTTAGCTGAGTACGACATCGCCGAACTGGTCTACGAGGTGTCGCTGGCCGCGACTCAGGTCGCTCGCGGAGTGGCCGACGAGTTCACCGATCGCCGCCGGTTTGTCGCGGGTGGGCTCGGTCCGGGCACAAAACTCGTCACGCTCGGGCAAGTCACCTTCGACGAGCTGGTCGCCACGTATGGACTCTCCTTTAAGGGCTGCCTCGATGGCGGCGCCGACGTGCTGCTGTTGGAGACGCTGCAAGACCTCTTGATGGTGAAGGCCGGGCTTGTGGCCGCCCGCAACGCGATGCAGGAAACCGGCCGCTTGTTGCCAGTTATTGTGCAAGTTACCGTTGAGCAGACTGGTACTTTACTCCTCGGCTCCGAGATCAGCGCGGCTCTGAACATGATCGAGTGCTTCCCGGAGGTGGTGGCGGTCGGTATGAATTGCGCCACCGGCCCCGCCGAGATGATGCCGCACATTCGGTTCCTCGGCCAAAACTCCACGCGCCCCTTGAGCGTGCAACCCAACGCCGGATTGCCGATGATGGAGAATGGTCAGGCTGTGTATAAGCTTTCTCCGGGAGAACTTGCTGATTTCCATGAGATTTTTGTCGCCGAGCATGGCGTGGCGCTGTGCGGTGGTTGTTGCGGCACGACGCCCGATCACATCCGCGCGGTCGCGCAGCGCGTGGGTGGTCGCGCGCACTCGTCGCCCGCGCACTGGATGCAGGTCCGCAACCTCTATCCTGGGTTCGACTTCGACATGTCGAGCCAGGAACGCGCGGAGGGCCTCAAGCTGGTTGGCTCGTCTAGCCTCTACCAGTTCCAGCCTTACCAGCAAGATTCCAGCTTCCTGATCGTCGGCGAGAAGACCAATGCGAATGGCTCGAAGGCGTTCCGCGACATGCTCGCCGCCGAGAACTGGGACGGCCTGACCGAACTCGCCCGCGAGCTGGAGGGCGAGGGTTCGCACATGCTCGACGTGTGCTGTGCCTACGTGGGCCGCAACGAGAGCTCGGACATGCGCGAACTGCTGAGCCGCTATAACCAGCACATCACCGTGCCGATCATGATCGACTCCACGGAGGCGCCGGTGGTGGAGGAATCGCTCAAGATGCTCGCCGGAAAGCCGCTAATCAATTCCATCAACTTTGAGGATGGCGAGGACCGCACCCAGCGTGTGCTGGGCCTTTGCCGCAAGTACGGCGCGGCGGTGGTGGGTCTGACCATCGACGAAGATGGCATGGCGAAAACCGCCGACAAGAAGGTCGAGATCGCCCTGCGAATTCTGGATCGAACCCGCGCGGCGGGCCTCCCCGACCACGACGTGTTTATCGACGCCCTGACCTTTACGCTCGGCTCCGGCGATGAGGAGTTTCGGCAGGCGGGCATCGAAACCATCGAAGCGATTCGCCGCCTCAAAGAACTGGCCCCGCGAGTCAACACCACCCTCGGCATTAGCAACATTAGCTTTGGCCTGCGACCGGCCGCGCGCCAAGTGCTCAACAGCGTGTTCCTGCAGCGATGCCTCGAAGCCGGCCTCACCAGCGCAATTGTGCATTTTAGCAAAATCAAACCTCAGGACCGGATTGATCCTGAGGTTTGGCAGATTGGCGACGACCTGGTTTACGACCGCCGCAAGTTCGCCGTCGCTACGTAGAGACTACTCGAGCTTAAACTTCACGTTCGCGAACTCGAACTTCATGCCCGCCGTGAGGCCGTCCTTCTTCATCACGCCGGCGCGGAATTCGACGGCGTACATCGCATTGCCCTTGCTGGGCACGCCCGTTTCGTCGTAAGCCTTCATGGTCGTGCCGTTGAGCCCGACCTTCTTGTCGCTGAGGAACATGATGTCGAGGTCAATGCGCGTGTTCTTCATCCAGAAGCTGAGTGCGCCCGCCTTCGGATAGGCAAAGATCATCGCCTCGTCCTCGGCAAGCTCGTTCTTTTCCAGGTGCATGCACCCTTCCATCATCTTGGATTCGGTGTCCATTACGTAGCAGTAGTAACTCTTCTTGTTGACCACCAGCTTCACCACTTGAAGCTCATCCAGCTGATACAAACGAACGGCGTTGTAGGGCTTCTTGCGTGCCTTGAGGCCCTCTTCAATGAGCTTGTCATCAACCGTTGTGGGGTTGGGCGGCGAGCCAGCGGGAGGATCAGCTTTCACGGGATTGGTGGTGGAATTGGTGCCCGTCGGCCCGGTGGGGTCGCCACCGGCTTGCTTGGTCACCGCGGTGACTTTCGCCGGCAGCGGGGCGGGCGTGGACTCGGGTGTTGCGGAGCCACAACCCATGGCAGCAAGGGCAATAAGGGAAGTAATCATGAGATTCGGACGGCGCATTCAGCATAAGTTTAGACGTACCGGCCCGCAAAAGGTTAGGTTCGCCGCGTAGAAATCGTCATGCCCACGATTCTCGTCCTTGGCGATCAGCTATTCGATGGGTTGCCAGGCATGCCGGATGGCCCAGTTTTCATGCAAGAAGACCGGGCGCTGGCCACGGGCATGCGGCATCACCAGCAAAAGGTGACGCTGTTCTTTTCGGCGATGCGGCACTTCGCGGCCGGGTGCGGGCGCGAGGTCCGCTACGTGCGGTGGGGTGAATCCGACCGCGGATTGCTGGAGAATCTTCTCGCTCAGGAGCAGCAAGAGGTGGTGACCTACGAGCCGCACGACGCGGGCTTTGCCAAGCAACTGCGCAGTGCCTGCGCCAAGCAGGGGGTGCGGCTGACCCTACTAGATAGTCCGGGATTTTTGACGAGCGCCGACGATTGGACGCACTGTGCGGCGGGCACGAAGCGTCGGCTGATGGCCGATTTTTACCAAAGGCAGCGGCTTCGTCTCGGCGTGCTGATGGATGGCGATCAACCCGAAGGCGGCCAGTGGAGCTTCGATGCCGACAATCGCAAACCGGTTCCGCGCGGCAAGCGGCCGCCAAGCATCTGGTGGCCCGAGCCGGACGGCGTCACCCAGGAAGTCATCAAGCTTGTGGAGCGCGAGTTCACCGACCACCCGGGCGCGGCGAGCGACTTTCGATGGCCGGTCACTCACGAGGGCGCCCGCGAGTGGCTGAGCGAATTCCTCGAATCCCGATTCGCCGAGTTCGGGCCCTACGAAGACGCGATGCTGAGCGAGGAAGTCATGCTGTGGCACAGCGGCCTGAGCATGCTGATCAACTGCGGCCTCCTCACCCCGCGCGAGGTGGTGGACGCCGCGTTGCAAATGCCCGGCATTCCGATCGCCAGCCGCGAAGGATTCATCCGCCAAGTTATCGGCTGGCGCGAGTTCATTCGGGGCATCGACCGCGACTACCATCAGGCGCAACGGAGCTTCAGCAGCCCGTTTGGCAACTCGCGAAAGCTCGGCTCGGCGTGGTGGGATGGCTCCACCGGGCTGCCGCCGCTGGATACGGTGATCCGCCGAGTGCAGCGGCACGGCTGGTGCCACCATATCGAGCGGTTGATGATCGCCGGGTCGGCCATGCTCATGAGCGACGTGGACCCGCACGAGGCATACCGCTGGTTCACGGAGATGTTCATCGACAGCGCCGATTGGGTGATGGCGCCGAACGTCTACGGCATGTCGCAACTCGCCGACGGCGGACTCTTCGCGACCAAGCCCTACATCAGCGGGTCGGCGTACATTCTGAAGATGAGCGATTTACCGCGCGGTGAGTGGTGCGAGGTGTGGGACGGGCTGTACTGGCGGTTCATCCACCGCAACCGCAATTGGATTGCCGCCAACCGTCGCATGGGACCGGTGGTCGGCGGATTCGATCGGCTCGAACCGCAGCGGCGGGACCGCATTTTGAACCTAGCCGACGAGTTTATTGCCCGGACAACCACGGCGTGAGATCGGGTTCCCAACCGCCAAGGATGCGCTTGCCGAAGAGCGAACAAATCCACTCGGTGGCCATGGTCGCGGTGAGATTGAACTGGTCAAGGGTCGGGTTCACCTCCACCACATCGAGCCCCACCAGATTCACATCGCGAAGCATTTTGCTGAGCAACTCGGCGATCATGTGGCCCTCGCGGTAGGTCAGTCCGCCGCGAACGGTGGTGCCGGTGCCCGGCGCGTAGATGGGGTCGAGGCTGTCGAGGTCGAAGCTAACCCAAAGGTTGCGCGTACCGCTCGCCTCCACCCAACGCCGAATCCCTTCGATCAGCTTGGGAATGCCGTGCTGGTCAATATTTTGCATGGTCAGCGGCAGGCAGCCGGGGAGTTGCGCCATGTGCCGACTCTCGCCGGGATCAACCGACCGGAGCCCGAGCCACGCCACACGGTGCGATTCCAGATGATGCGGACCGGCCAAATCCACCAATTGCTGCCATTGGTCGAGCCATTTTTGGTTCGGCGCGGAACCCGGAGCCAGCCCGAGCAAGGCCGCCAACGGCGTGCCGTGCAGGTTCCCGCTCGGCGAAGTCGCCGGCGTGTTCAGGTCGGCGTGAGCGTCAATCCAAAGCACGGCGAGATCGCCTTGCAGGTGCCGCAACGCCGCGCTGACGGTGCCGAGCGCCACGTCGTGCGAGCCGGCGAGCACCAGCGGCGTGTTACCGCGCGCCAGAACCTGAGCGACCTTTTGCTGAGCGAGTTGGTAGCTCGGAAACGCTTCATCGAACTCTCGCCAACCGCCTGCGGGTGTGTCGGTTTCGGGCACGCTAAAGTCGCCAAGGTCGGAGATCGGGTGGCCGAGCTCGGCCATCGCCGGGATGAGACCCGCCAATCGAATGGCCGCCGGGCCAAGCCGACTTCCGCGCGTGCGCCCGCCTTTGTCAAAGGGCAATCCCAACAATTCCAGCATAAGGAGATTATTCCACCCTGGCGGGGCAGGTAAGTTGGATCGTGGCCTTGCTGGACCTGCTGTATCCGAGCAAATGCGCCCTTTGCCTGCGGCTGGGGCCAGCCGCGCTTTGCCAAGATTGCCGCCGAACGATGCGTCCGCTCGGGAAAATCGCGATCCCGCCGAACGGCGTCATCGTGGCGGGCTGGGCGATCCACACGTATCGCTCGGCGTATCCCGTGGTGCAGGCTCTGAAGTACCACCGGAGCACCTCGTTGGGCCGCACCATGAGCCGCGAATTGATGCTGTTTGCGTCCAAGCACAACCTGCTCGGCCCGGATGACTTGGTGATTCCGGTGCCGATTCACCCGCGCCGCCGCTACGAGCGCGGCTTTAATCAGGCGGAGTATCTGGTGCGCGCGTTCCCCGCCGCGCAGGTTCAAATTGACACGTTGGAGCGGCATCGCTACACCAAGCAGCAGGTCGGGCAATCGCCGTTTGAACGCAGCGAGAACGTCGCCAACGCGTTTACCGTGAACGGCGACCTCGGTGGCCGCGACGTCTTGCTGGTGGATGACGTGTTTACGAGCGGCGCGACGGCTCGCGAATGCGCAAAAACGCTCCTCGCCGCGGGGGCGGGGAGCATTCAAGTGCTGGTCTACGCCGGGAAGTAGAGCTTACTTCGCCGCGAGCGCGGCTTCGACCGCGGCGACGAACTTCTCGTCCGTCGGCTTGAGGCGCGAGCCGAACCGCTGCACGGACTTGCCGTCGCGGCCTACCACAAACTTGGCGAAGTTCCACTCGATCGGAGACTTATCGCCGCTTTGCTCGATCAGCCAGCGATAGATGCCGACCGTGTTGTCGCCGGTCACCTCGACCTTGGCGAACATCGGGAAGGTCACGTCGTACTTCGTGCTGCAGAACGTCTTGATTTCTTCTTCGGTGCCCGGTTCTTGGCCGCCAAAATCGTTGGCGGGGAAGCCAAGCACCACCAAACCTTTATCCTTGTACTTGCGGTAGAGCGCTTCCAGCGCCTCGTATTGCGGCGTGAGACCGCACTTGCTGGCGACATTCACCACGATGAGCACCTTGCCCTTGTACTTGTCGAGCTTCACCGGCTTCTTGTCAATCGAGTTCATCTGGAACTCGTAAATGGTTTTGGCGACCGGCACGAGTTCGGCTGGCATGGAACCCACGCTGACTCCGGCGAGGGCGGCGATTCCTGTAACGGCGGACTTAAGTTTGTCGAGCATGCCCTATTCTACGCGGGTCCGTGCTCTCGTAGTCGCTCAATCTTTTCGGCGAGGGCAAAGTCGGTGTCGGTCACGCCGCCCGCATCGTGCGTGTTCAGGCTGATGGTGACCTTGCGCCACTGAATCAGAATGTCCGGGTGGTGGTCCATGCCCTCGGCGAGCAGGCCCACGCCGGCGGCAAACTGCGAGCCGTGCGCATAGCTGGGAAACTCGTAGATGCGGTGGATCATGTTGTCGCGGAACGTCCATCCGGCGGTCAATTTTTCCCCAATTTGGGCTTCGGTGAGCTTGGTGCGCATGCCTCATTATGGCCGAGAACGCGGACCGGCTCCAGGTAAACTTACGGATCGTGAACAAGCTCCAAATCCTCGTGTTGGTTTACGGTCTGGCCCTCATTGGCGGCGGCGCCATGGGGTTGAAAGCCGGCAGTTCTACCTCTCTGATCGTCGGCGGGACCGCGGGTCTGCTGGCGGTGATTGCCGCCGTGATCGCGGGCAAAAATCCCAGTCTCGGCTATCGCTTGGCGGGCGTGGTTTCGCTGGCCATGGTGATTCTCTGGACCACGCGGCTGATCGGGGCGATGCAAGCGGGCAAGTCGCCGGGCATGGCTGGCGGCGTACTCGGGCTGTCGCTGATCGTATTTGTAGCGTTGGGGATGGCGCACATGCGAGCCGTGAAGGCGCGAAAAGTCAACCAATAAGCGGCTTTTTTCCTAGCTTTCTCGTCCAAAACCATAACCTATGATCCGGATTGTTACCATCGAACACTCCGACTTGGCGTCGTCGGAATTTGTGATCTTGCAGAACCAGGGCGGTTTGCGAGTGCGGCTTCGTGGGCACGTGCTGCTCAGCGAAACTTGCCTCGATCACAACTCGGTGTCGTGCCACATGTTCACCGACGACGTGACCATTAACCCCGGCCACTTCGTGATTTTGGGCACCGGCCAAGGGCCAAGCCGATGGGTGACGCTGGACGACGGGCGCTACGCCTACCAAACGTTTATCGGGCGAGCGACGCCGATTTGGGGTCGCGAACAGCTACCGCTTCACGTGCTGAGCGTGCAACATTCATACGAAGAGCGCGCCTGCAAGAAGGTCCTTACCGGGGCCGCTGCCGGTTAAGCTCGGCGATCCCCCGGTCAATGCCGTGTAACGCCACGGTTTCGAGGCACTCGGCCACGCGCGCGATCACCTTGTTCACGTCCACGCGATCTTCCGGACGAAACCGCCCGAGCACGTGATCAATCGTTTCGTCTTCGCCCTTGCCGATGCCGATTTTGATGCGCGCGTACTCGGTCGAACCCAGCGTCGCGATCAGCGACTTGTGACCGTTGTGGCCACCCGCCGAACCCTTCGGCGAGAACTTGGCGTCGCCGACGGGAAGGTCAAGTTCGTCGGTGATCACCACGAGGCGGTCGAGCCCGAGCCGGAATTCCTTGAGGATCGGTGACACCGCCTGCCCGCTGAGGTTCATGAAGGTCATTGGCTTGACCAGCAAGCACGGCACACCGGCCACGGGGACGACTTCGTACACCGCCGAGTGCTTGCGCGTTTTCAGCGTGTGCTTGGCCGCTTCGGCCAGATGATCAATGAGGTCGAAGCCGACGTTGTGGCGCGTGTGCGCGTACTGCGGACCCGGATTGCCGAGCCCGACGAAGATCCATTCGGGCGGAAGTGTGGGCGCACTTGGCTTGCGGCGGAACATGCTACTTGCTGCTGGTCTTGGCGGCTTCGGGCGGCAGTCCCGCCATGGGTTCTAGCCGACCCGTGCCGATGAGCACGAGCAGTAGGGCGCCGAGCGCCAATCGGTAGTAGATGAACACGTTGGTGGAGTGCTTGCCCAAAAAGTCCATGAACCACTTGATCGTCGCGAACCCGACGACAAACGACACGACGGTGGCCACGCCAACGTTCGCCACGTTCAGCGATACCAATTGATCGCGCGCGTCGAACACTTCCTTGATGCCCGCCGCGAGGATGCTCGGCACGCTCAACAGGAACGAAAATCGCGCCGCGCTCTTGCGGTCGAATCCGGCCAAAAGACCGCCGGTGATGGTGCTTCCGCTGCGGCTCGCGCCCGGAATCAGCGCCACTGCTTGCCAGAGCCCGACCCACAACCCGCGCATCGGCGTGACGTCCTCCATGCTGAGTTTCTTGCGGCTCACGCGTTCGGCGATAAAGAGCAGAATCCCGACCACGATGAGGCTGGTCGCGATGACCGTGAGGCTACGAAGCGGTCCCTTGATCTGATGCTCAAACAACTTGCCCAGAACCACGATCGGCAACGTGCCGATGAAGATCGCCCAGCCTTGCTTGGCTTCCAGCGACCCTCGCTTCGACTTGTCGGTGAGCGAGCCAAGCCAGCCCAAAAACACTTTCGTAAGGTCGCCCCAAAAGTAGATGAGGATGGCGGCGAGCGTCCCGAGCTGGATCACGGCGGTGAAACCCGCGCCGGGGTCCGACCAGCCAAAGAGCAGCGGCGCGAGCCGCAGGTGGGCCGTGCTGCTGATGGGCAGCCATTCGGTGACGCCTTGGATGATGCCGAGGACGACGGCTTCGACTATGCCCATAGCGGCACCTCTGGACTGGAAATATGTAAGTCTTGGAGCAAAAGATATCGAATTCTCTCCGCCGCCCGACCGTCGCCATAGGGGCTCGCCGCGGTCGCCATCTTGCCGTAGGCGTCGGCGTCGGTCAACAATGTGCGCGCCTCGCTCAGAATCAGTTCCTCGTCGGTGCCCACTAACTTCGCCACGCCGCGATCCACGCCTTCGGGACGCTCGGTGGTTTCGCGCAGCACCAGCACGGGACGGGCAAAGGCGGGCGCCTCTTCTTGCACACCGCCTGAATCGCTGAGAATCAACTTCGCGCGCTCCATGAGCTTCACAAAATCTGGGTAGTCGGGCGGCTCAATCAGTCGCACGCGTGCGTGGTCGCCGAGCTCGCGTTGCAGCGTCTCGCGCACGGCTGGATTGCGGTGCATCGCGGCCACCAAAACGGTGTTGGGCAGTTCGTCCAGGAGTCGCCGGCACGCGCGCGCGATGCGGGTTTGCGGGTCGCCCCAGTTTTCGCGGCGGTGCGTGGTGAGCAGAATGATGTCGCGCGTCTCCTCGGGATACCACGCGGTCGCCGACTGCTTGGCAATCTGGAGCACGGCGTCGATGCCGGTGTTACCCGTCACAAAAATTTGATCCTCGGGCACACCCTCGCGGCGCAGATTGTCGGCGGCTTGCGAGGTCGGCGCGTAGTGATGCTGCGCGAAGAGGCCCACCGTGCGGCGATTGAACTCCTCGGGAAACGGGTTCCAGATCGTGGGCGTGCGGAGGCCGGCCTCAAAGTGTCCGAACGGAATCTGCAAGTAGAAGCTGGCCAGGCCCGCGACAAACGTGGTGGTCGTGTCGCCTTGCGCTAGTACCCATTCCGGGTTCACATCTTGGAAAATCTGGTCGAGCCCCACCAGCGCTCGGCTCGTCAGCTGAGCCAGCGATTGCCCGGCTTGCATGAGGTCGAGGTCGTAGTCGGCGGTAATGCCAAACGCATCGAGCGCCTGGGCGAGCATTTCGCGGTGTTGACCGGTCGACACGACGACGGTTTCAACCTGCGGATATTTCTTGAATTCAAGGATCGCGGGAGCGCTCTTAATCGCATCCGGACGCGTTCCGACGACAAAAATGATACGGGGTCGTTCAGCCATCAGAGACGCTTCAAGTTACCCCAAGGCTCGGGCGGCCACCACCACGATGCCGCCGAGGACCGCCGCCACCGCATAGAGCACAAGCACGGTTTGGCGTTGATCGAGGCCCTTGCGCAGAAGCGTGTGGTGCAGGTGGCGCTTGTCGGGAGCCGTAATCGGCTGGCCGCTGAGCAGTCGCCGGGTGACCACGAAGAAGGCGTCGAAGATCGGCACGCCGAACACGAAGATGGGGATGATGAGCATGATGGTGGCGGCGGTTTTCATCGCGCCAACAATGCTCAGGCAGGCGAGCGTAAAGCCGAGGAACTGGGCGCCACCCGTTCCCATGAAGATCTTAGCGGGGTTATAGTTGTGTCGCAAAAATCCGATGGCCGAGCCCGCGACCGCCGCCGCAATGAGCGCCACGCGCGGCTGCACGCCCACGCCGACGATGGCGAGCGTCGCCGCGCTGATGGCCGCGATCCCCGCGGCGAGGCCGTCAATCCCGTCAATCGTGTCCATCGTCTTGGTCACGACAAAGATGTAAACCGCGGTCAGCGGAATGGCGACGTACGGCGCGAAGGCGATCCAATGCGCGCCGTCACTGAACATCGGCCACGAAATGCCCTGAACCTGCACCTTGTTGGTGCCCGAGCCAAAGAACTGCACGGCCACGCCCGCGGCCAGCAAGATGCCCATCTGAATCTTCGCGGAGAACTGGTGAAGGTCATCAGCCGCGCCGGCCAAAGTGATGACCGCACCCAGCCCTAGCAATCCGATGACCCACGGGGCGAACGGCTGAACCGGCCAGCGCAGCGGAAGGCAGATCAGCACCGAGATCAGGGCTCCCGCGAAGATCGCAAACCCGCCCCAGCGCGGCGTGATCTTGGTGTGCACGCGCCGGTCGTCGCGCGTCGGGTCGTCCACCGCCCCCTTGGCGATGGCGAGCTTCATCACCCACGGCGTGAGCGCCCAGGTGATGACCAGGGCGATGGCTCCGGCAAGCAAGGCGGTGCCGAACCCGCGCAGCGGGGAATTGGTAACGGTGGCGGCAAGAAAATTCAACTCAGTTGCACCGGCTCCAGTTCGGGCGAGCCTTTAATGTAGCGAAGCACTTCCAGACCCGACTCGCGGAAGAGTTCCAGCGAGAACGCGTCGGGATAGTCTCCTTCATAGATGACGCGCTCGATGCCCGCATTGATGATCATTTTCGCGCAGGAATTGCACGGCTGGCAAGTCACATACATCGTCGCCCCCGCGCAAGGAATGCCGATCATTGCCGCTTGCAGTAGCGCGTTTTGCTCGGCGTGGAGCGCCCGCTGACAATGGCCGGCGAGGAGGCAGCCCTCCGGCCACTCGTGGGTCGGCCCGTTCGGCGGACAGTGGCTCATGCCGCGCGGCGCGCCGTTATAGCCCGTGCAGAGAATGCGGCGGTCCCGTACAATCACCGCGCCGACGCTGCGTCGCGGACACGTGGCGCGCGTCGCGACCAGGTGGGCGATGTCCATAAAGTAGGTATCCCAACTGGGGCGCGTCGCCGTCATCCTGTTATTTTGACCTAAGAGACGACGGCCACGGCTTGAATCGCGCGACGTTCGCGCACGCGCTCGAGCATCACCGCATGATCAGGGCGCGCGAGGTCGGGGTCTTGCTCCAACACCTCCATGGCCAAGGCGCGTGATTCCTCGAGCAACTTGGTGTCTTGCACCAAGTCAGCGAGTTTGAAATCGAACTGACCCGACTGCCGGGTTCCCGCGACGTCACCCGGGCCGCGTAATTGCAGGTCCACTTCGGCGATCTTAAATCCGTCGGTTGTATCGCGGATCGTGGACATGCGCGTGATGGACTCGTCGGTTTTGGCATCGGCGATGAGAATGCAGTAGCTTTGGAACGAGCCCCGCCCAACGCGGCCACGCAGCTGGTGGAGTTGGGCGAGGCCAAACCGGTTGGCATCTTCGATGGTCA of Chthonomonas sp. contains these proteins:
- a CDS encoding homocysteine S-methyltransferase family protein — its product is MAGLNRDDFTLKSRPHLSPAVNAAAERLAGEFLEGCNEILPFTRPDVVADVHRSYFAAGSDIAETNTFGSTSIVLAEYDIAELVYEVSLAATQVARGVADEFTDRRRFVAGGLGPGTKLVTLGQVTFDELVATYGLSFKGCLDGGADVLLLETLQDLLMVKAGLVAARNAMQETGRLLPVIVQVTVEQTGTLLLGSEISAALNMIECFPEVVAVGMNCATGPAEMMPHIRFLGQNSTRPLSVQPNAGLPMMENGQAVYKLSPGELADFHEIFVAEHGVALCGGCCGTTPDHIRAVAQRVGGRAHSSPAHWMQVRNLYPGFDFDMSSQERAEGLKLVGSSSLYQFQPYQQDSSFLIVGEKTNANGSKAFRDMLAAENWDGLTELARELEGEGSHMLDVCCAYVGRNESSDMRELLSRYNQHITVPIMIDSTEAPVVEESLKMLAGKPLINSINFEDGEDRTQRVLGLCRKYGAAVVGLTIDEDGMAKTADKKVEIALRILDRTRAAGLPDHDVFIDALTFTLGSGDEEFRQAGIETIEAIRRLKELAPRVNTTLGISNISFGLRPAARQVLNSVFLQRCLEAGLTSAIVHFSKIKPQDRIDPEVWQIGDDLVYDRRKFAVAT
- a CDS encoding DUF192 domain-containing protein; the protein is MRRPNLMITSLIALAAMGCGSATPESTPAPLPAKVTAVTKQAGGDPTGPTGTNSTTNPVKADPPAGSPPNPTTVDDKLIEEGLKARKKPYNAVRLYQLDELQVVKLVVNKKSYYCYVMDTESKMMEGCMHLEKNELAEDEAMIFAYPKAGALSFWMKNTRIDLDIMFLSDKKVGLNGTTMKAYDETGVPSKGNAMYAVEFRAGVMKKDGLTAGMKFEFANVKFKLE
- a CDS encoding cryptochrome/photolyase family protein translates to MPTILVLGDQLFDGLPGMPDGPVFMQEDRALATGMRHHQQKVTLFFSAMRHFAAGCGREVRYVRWGESDRGLLENLLAQEQQEVVTYEPHDAGFAKQLRSACAKQGVRLTLLDSPGFLTSADDWTHCAAGTKRRLMADFYQRQRLRLGVLMDGDQPEGGQWSFDADNRKPVPRGKRPPSIWWPEPDGVTQEVIKLVEREFTDHPGAASDFRWPVTHEGAREWLSEFLESRFAEFGPYEDAMLSEEVMLWHSGLSMLINCGLLTPREVVDAALQMPGIPIASREGFIRQVIGWREFIRGIDRDYHQAQRSFSSPFGNSRKLGSAWWDGSTGLPPLDTVIRRVQRHGWCHHIERLMIAGSAMLMSDVDPHEAYRWFTEMFIDSADWVMAPNVYGMSQLADGGLFATKPYISGSAYILKMSDLPRGEWCEVWDGLYWRFIHRNRNWIAANRRMGPVVGGFDRLEPQRRDRILNLADEFIARTTTA
- the rocF gene encoding arginase; amino-acid sequence: MLELLGLPFDKGGRTRGSRLGPAAIRLAGLIPAMAELGHPISDLGDFSVPETDTPAGGWREFDEAFPSYQLAQQKVAQVLARGNTPLVLAGSHDVALGTVSAALRHLQGDLAVLWIDAHADLNTPATSPSGNLHGTPLAALLGLAPGSAPNQKWLDQWQQLVDLAGPHHLESHRVAWLGLRSVDPGESRHMAQLPGCLPLTMQNIDQHGIPKLIEGIRRWVEASGTRNLWVSFDLDSLDPIYAPGTGTTVRGGLTYREGHMIAELLSKMLRDVNLVGLDVVEVNPTLDQFNLTATMATEWICSLFGKRILGGWEPDLTPWLSGQ
- a CDS encoding ComF family protein encodes the protein MALLDLLYPSKCALCLRLGPAALCQDCRRTMRPLGKIAIPPNGVIVAGWAIHTYRSAYPVVQALKYHRSTSLGRTMSRELMLFASKHNLLGPDDLVIPVPIHPRRRYERGFNQAEYLVRAFPAAQVQIDTLERHRYTKQQVGQSPFERSENVANAFTVNGDLGGRDVLLVDDVFTSGATARECAKTLLAAGAGSIQVLVYAGK
- a CDS encoding glutathione peroxidase, giving the protein MPAELVPVAKTIYEFQMNSIDKKPVKLDKYKGKVLIVVNVASKCGLTPQYEALEALYRKYKDKGLVVLGFPANDFGGQEPGTEEEIKTFCSTKYDVTFPMFAKVEVTGDNTVGIYRWLIEQSGDKSPIEWNFAKFVVGRDGKSVQRFGSRLKPTDEKFVAAVEAALAAK
- a CDS encoding 4a-hydroxytetrahydrobiopterin dehydratase; translated protein: MRTKLTEAQIGEKLTAGWTFRDNMIHRIYEFPSYAHGSQFAAGVGLLAEGMDHHPDILIQWRKVTISLNTHDAGGVTDTDFALAEKIERLREHGPA
- a CDS encoding aminoacyl-tRNA hydrolase, which produces MFRRKPSAPTLPPEWIFVGLGNPGPQYAHTRHNVGFDLIDHLAEAAKHTLKTRKHSAVYEVVPVAGVPCLLVKPMTFMNLSGQAVSPILKEFRLGLDRLVVITDELDLPVGDAKFSPKGSAGGHNGHKSLIATLGSTEYARIKIGIGKGEDETIDHVLGRFRPEDRVDVNKVIARVAECLETVALHGIDRGIAELNRQRPR
- the uppP gene encoding undecaprenyl-diphosphatase UppP; this translates as MGIVEAVVLGIIQGVTEWLPISSTAHLRLAPLLFGWSDPGAGFTAVIQLGTLAAILIYFWGDLTKVFLGWLGSLTDKSKRGSLEAKQGWAIFIGTLPIVVLGKLFEHQIKGPLRSLTVIATSLIVVGILLFIAERVSRKKLSMEDVTPMRGLWVGLWQAVALIPGASRSGSTITGGLLAGFDRKSAARFSFLLSVPSILAAGIKEVFDARDQLVSLNVANVGVATVVSFVVGFATIKWFMDFLGKHSTNVFIYYRLALGALLLVLIGTGRLEPMAGLPPEAAKTSSK